A region of the Desulfurispira natronophila genome:
GACAATGTTGTCGAGGGCGACCAGCTCGCCGCCTGAACCGCGCACATAGAGGCTTTGAAGTATATCCGGCGTGAGTTCGCCACGGCCCTTGATGTCGGTTATGACGTCGTATCGACGGGCATCGCGCTCAATACTGGATATGGTTGGCGAGCCGAAGAAGTGACGCAGAGTATTGGAAATATCCGCTACCGATATGCCCAGCTGGGTGGCTTTTTCCCGGTGGATATCAATGCTGAGTTCTGGATTGTTCAGCTCCAGGTTAGTGCGGACACCTACAAAGAGTTCGGGGCGATCGTTCATCCAGCGAATGACATCCTCCTGCTGCTGGGCCAGGGTTTCGATTTCCGGATGCTTGATGACTACCTCAATGGGTGAGCCGCCTGCAGCGCCGGCAATACCGATTTCGCTGACAAAGGCTCTGCCCGCAGTCAGTTCGCCAAGTTTTCCTCGCAGTTGTTGCATGACTTGCTCCTGATGCAGTTCCCGCTGATCCCGATCCACCAGTCGCACAAAGGCCATGCCGCGGTTGGGTTCACCTGGGCCACCTTGCCCCATGCCGACAACCAGGAACTGGTGCTGAACTTCTGGCATATCGGCCAGTATTTGCTCTATTTGCTGAGCTAGCTTGTCGGTCTCTCCCAGGGCTGAGCCGCGGGGAGTCTCAAAGATCACCATAAAATTGGAGCGGTCCTCCATGGGAGCAAATTCCTTGGGCAGAGCAATGACGATTACTACGCCCAGGATAAAGACCACGATTCCCGCCAACACCGTCTGACCGCGATGGGCAAAGGCACCCCGAAGGAGAAAGTGGTATCCCCGCTCCAGTAGCTCAAACAGGCGCTCCGTTTTGGTTACCACGGGACCAGTATTGCCATTGTGGCGTAGCAGGCGCGAGCAGAGTACCGGCGTCAGAGTCAGAGCCACAAAGGTAGAGGCAAAGACGGTCACGGCCACGGTCAGGCCAAATTCCAGGAAGAAGCGGCCAATAATACCCCCCATAAAGGCGACGGGCAGAAAGACCGCCCCCAGGGCCAGGCTGTTGGCAATGGCAGGGAAGGCCACTTCGGTGGTTCCCACCCGCGCTGCCGGTTTGGCCTCGGCGCCCTTCTCCATGTGTAGATAACAGCGCTCCAGAACGATGATGGCATCGTCAATGACAATCCCGATGACCAGGATCATCCCCAGCATACTGAGGGTATTGATACTGAAACCCAGCAGGTTGATAATCGCCAGGCCGATGAGCAGCGAAGTGGGAATGGCAATGGCGGTGATGATCGTCCCGCGCCAGCTGCGCAAAAAGGCCATGACCACCAGTACCACCAGCCCGGTGGCCATGAGAATGGTTGTGGCCAGGTCGCGGATACTCTCCTCTACATACTCTGAGGAGTCCATGGCCACGTGGTACTCCAGACCCGGCGGGAAGTCCTGCGCAAGCTCTGTCATGCGTTCATGGAGCAGTTTGGCCAGCTCTACCGTATTGGCATCAGACTGCTTGACCACCCCCAAGCCGACGGTTGGCTGTCCGGCAAAGCGGGCTAGCTGGCGATCGTTTTCAATCCCGTCAGCAGCTTCACCCACATCGCCCAGGCGCACCGGGGCATCGTTGCGATAGGCGATCACAATATCATTAAAGGGTTCAGCGCTGTCAAACTGGCCCTTGACCTGGATGAGAAATTCCCGTTGGGAACCTTCGATGCGGCCTGAGGGGATATCCACGTTATTGGCCTGGATAGAGCGCACCACATCCTGCACGCTGAGCTGATGGGCTGCCAGACGCTCCGGGTCGAGGGTGATGCGCACGGCGTAGAGGCGCCGCCCCCCCACCTGAATTTGTCCTACACCCCGCAGGGTCTCAACCTGGGTCTTGATGGTGTTTTCGGCGTAGTCGGTCAGGCGCACCTCATCCCAGCGCTCGTCGCCGGTCAGGGTAAGCCACATGATTGCCTGGGCTCCCATGTCCAGCTTGCGTACGATGGGCGCTTCCGCTTCATCGGGAAGCATGCGACGGGCACGCTCCACTGCATCGCGCACATCCTGGGTGGCCACGTCAATATCCCGCCACAGCTCAAACTCGGCGATGATCATGCCCGTTTGGGAGCGGGAGGAGGATGTCAGCTGCCGCAGCCCTTCGATGGTGTTGATTTCGCCCTCAAGGGGGTCGATAATTTCCGACTCTATGATTTCCGGCGCGGCACCAGGCAACACCACATTGACACTGACAATGGGAAAGTCGATATCGGGGTTTTCCTGCACCGGCATCTGTATGAGGCCGTAGATGCCAAATATGGCCGCCACAAGAAAAACAACAATGGTCAGAACCGGGCGTCGTATACAGAAATTCCAGATCACAGTTCACACTCTCTTTTACTCAGGCTGCACATTGCTCGCCTCTGCTGAGGCTCAGGATTCTTCATCAACATTGCGCACCTGGTTGCCATCTTCCAGGCGCATGTGACCAAGGCGGACAATGGTCTGTCCTGGCTCAAGGCCCTCCAGGATTTCTACCAGATCACCCTGGCGCATGCCGGTACTCACCTCTTGCCGCTGGGCGGTGCTGTCCTCATCCACGACAAAAATACTGTAGCCCTGTCGTGTTGCTACCAGAGCTTCCTGGGGGACGACCATGCGATCCCGGTGCGAACTCACGGTCACCTGGGCTGTGGCAAAGGCACCGGGCTTGAGACGTCCCTCTTCGTTATCAAGCTCCGCCTTGACAAGAAAGGTGCGGCTGGCCTGGCTGACGGCCGGGCTGACATAGGTCACCTCGCCGGCAAAGTATTCCCCGGGATAGGCGGTCACCGTTACCTGCACCTGTTGCCCCTCCTGCACCTGTCCCATGTGTCGCTCGGGGACTGAGAAAGTGATGTCGATGGGGTCGAGCTTGTAGATGGTCACCAGCGAATCGGCGGTACTGACAAATGTTCCGGTGTCCACCTGGCGATGGGCAACAATTCCGGTGAAGGGAGCGACGATGGTGGTATCATTGAGCTGGGCGAGCGTAACGGCTGTTTCCGCTTCCATGCGCTCCAGTTCTGCCGTGGCACGCTCATAAGCTGTGCGGGCCCGGTCCAGCTCGTCTTGGGAAGCGACTCCTCGCTCTCGTAGCTGTTGCTGTCGCTCAAAGTTCTGACGGGCATCCTGCAGGGCAGCACGGGTCGCGCGCACACCGGCCTGACGGGCATCGTATTGCAGGCGCAGCTTTTCATCATCAATCTTAAAGAGCACATCACCGGCCTCAACCAGGCTGCCCTCGCGGAAATGACGGGACTCAATACGTCCGGCTACTTCCGGGCGTAAGGTAACTTCGGAGCGTGCCTGCAGCGTCCCGAGACCCCGGATAGTTCGCTCCATGTCCATGGTTTGCACGGTGTCAAGTTCCACTGGTATCGGCTGGCGATGTGATTGCTGCGCTGTATCGGCAGCTTCATCGGTAGTGCGCTGCAGAAAAACTACCAGCAGTGCTATTGTGATGACGACAATTATCGTACCCGCCAAAAGACGGCCTCGATTTTTTTTCGGTTGAGACATTACTGCACACTCCTGCCACTCTGGGATTGGTCCTGCACAAACAGGCCGTAAAAAAGAATATCAATGGCCTCATCAGCTAATTCTGTCAGTGAACGCTGACTGAGGGAAAAACAGTTGGTAAAGAGGGTGCCGTAAAGAAAGTTGGTCATGTAATCCACTACCTGCATCATGGGCAGGGGGCGCATGCGACCCTCGGCAACCAACTGGTCGATCACATCCTGCGCATTTTCCATGCGAGCCTGTCGGTACGATAAAAATGTTGGTTCGGGGCGATCCTTGAACTCGGCCCGCTCCTGAATAAGAAGCTCGGCATACTCCGGATATTCGTCAAAAAAAGCAAAGAAAGCTCGAATAAACTCTTCGGTGCGTTGCACCAGATCGCTACAGTGCTCCTGTGCTTGGTCCAGGCGCTCATTTAATTGGCGCATTCCAAGGTCAACGCAAGAGAGAAAAAGCTCTTCTTTGGTGGTGAAGTACCGATAGATGGTACCTTTGCCAATGCTCAGGGCATCTACCACCATCTGCACGTCAGTTTGGCGGTAGCCGTGGTGGGCAAATATAGGAACCGCGGCCTCCAAAATTTCATCGCGACGGCGGGCAGCAAGCTCCTCGTCACGGTGACGAGGTGTTTTTTTGCTCATGGGGCAAGACTCCAGTGTTGTTTTTGACGGACCAGTCAGTCAGCGGCTGATCAATGAGGCTATATATGAAACTGACTGGCGAGTCAAGAAAAATTGTGAACTATTCGCGGCCGGACAGGATTTTTTATTGCGGTAGCCCTGGCATGAGTTATGCAACCAAAAGCTGCTGCATGGCCTAATTGCAGAAGTAATTGTTTAGCGGGAGCGAAGATCCCTGGCCACCAGTCGGCTGAAGATTTCTGCCAGGTCGCCGTCAAGGCGAGCGGCCTGCTCATGGCACCATTGTTCCTCTTCAGGCAGCAGTTCCCGTTGCTTGGGTGGTGGCGGAGGGGCTTCGGGGAAGGTGTGGCGATTGGAGTAGGAAAAAGTGATGTCGTGGTAGGTGCCCAGTCCCAGTTCTTTAATGGAGCGCAGAATTTTAGGCTTCAGCAGGGAGAGGGGAAAGAGAAAACGGTGTTCATTGGTGACCACGTGAATACGATCGGCCTGCACCCGCGTAACGCGGGTGCAGCGTGCCATGGATTCCCCGACGATCTCCTCCCAGCGGGCAGCTACCTGGTATTGGCCTAGCTCCTCATCTAACTGGTACTGGTGCAGCAGTGACTGCAGCACCGTATTGACACGCTTGGGGGAGTTCATTTGCGGGCCTTTCCTTGTGTCTGTGACATCAATACTCCCGAGCCACCGCTTCGTTAGACACCCACCCCGTCGTATGCGTCCCCCCTCCAGTAGAGGGGAATGGGCAGAGGCAGAGGTGGGAGGGCAGACT
Encoded here:
- a CDS encoding efflux RND transporter periplasmic adaptor subunit: MSQPKKNRGRLLAGTIIVVITIALLVVFLQRTTDEAADTAQQSHRQPIPVELDTVQTMDMERTIRGLGTLQARSEVTLRPEVAGRIESRHFREGSLVEAGDVLFKIDDEKLRLQYDARQAGVRATRAALQDARQNFERQQQLRERGVASQDELDRARTAYERATAELERMEAETAVTLAQLNDTTIVAPFTGIVAHRQVDTGTFVSTADSLVTIYKLDPIDITFSVPERHMGQVQEGQQVQVTVTAYPGEYFAGEVTYVSPAVSQASRTFLVKAELDNEEGRLKPGAFATAQVTVSSHRDRMVVPQEALVATRQGYSIFVVDEDSTAQRQEVSTGMRQGDLVEILEGLEPGQTIVRLGHMRLEDGNQVRNVDEES
- a CDS encoding DciA family protein; its protein translation is MNSPKRVNTVLQSLLHQYQLDEELGQYQVAARWEEIVGESMARCTRVTRVQADRIHVVTNEHRFLFPLSLLKPKILRSIKELGLGTYHDITFSYSNRHTFPEAPPPPPKQRELLPEEEQWCHEQAARLDGDLAEIFSRLVARDLRSR
- a CDS encoding efflux RND transporter permease subunit, which encodes MIWNFCIRRPVLTIVVFLVAAIFGIYGLIQMPVQENPDIDFPIVSVNVVLPGAAPEIIESEIIDPLEGEINTIEGLRQLTSSSRSQTGMIIAEFELWRDIDVATQDVRDAVERARRMLPDEAEAPIVRKLDMGAQAIMWLTLTGDERWDEVRLTDYAENTIKTQVETLRGVGQIQVGGRRLYAVRITLDPERLAAHQLSVQDVVRSIQANNVDIPSGRIEGSQREFLIQVKGQFDSAEPFNDIVIAYRNDAPVRLGDVGEAADGIENDRQLARFAGQPTVGLGVVKQSDANTVELAKLLHERMTELAQDFPPGLEYHVAMDSSEYVEESIRDLATTILMATGLVVLVVMAFLRSWRGTIITAIAIPTSLLIGLAIINLLGFSINTLSMLGMILVIGIVIDDAIIVLERCYLHMEKGAEAKPAARVGTTEVAFPAIANSLALGAVFLPVAFMGGIIGRFFLEFGLTVAVTVFASTFVALTLTPVLCSRLLRHNGNTGPVVTKTERLFELLERGYHFLLRGAFAHRGQTVLAGIVVFILGVVIVIALPKEFAPMEDRSNFMVIFETPRGSALGETDKLAQQIEQILADMPEVQHQFLVVGMGQGGPGEPNRGMAFVRLVDRDQRELHQEQVMQQLRGKLGELTAGRAFVSEIGIAGAAGGSPIEVVIKHPEIETLAQQQEDVIRWMNDRPELFVGVRTNLELNNPELSIDIHREKATQLGISVADISNTLRHFFGSPTISSIERDARRYDVITDIKGRGELTPDILQSLYVRGSGGELVALDNIVTVTEAIGPAEIHRFNRMRSATISADTPPGVTLGTAVEKLEDYLEVNMPPGADYELAGMSQVFEESFYYLTLAVVMSIVFIYLVLAAQFESFLHPFTIMMSLPLATVGAFGGLWVAGETLNIYAFIGLIMLLGLVAKNAILLVDYTNVLMGRGMNMLDAAQEAAKVRFRPVIMTAISTILGMMPIALAFGAGGEARAPLGIAVAGGLAVSTFLTLLIIPVVYTLVDQLKQKFLGWLRGESPVRNETGEETA
- a CDS encoding TetR/AcrR family transcriptional regulator, whose translation is MSKKTPRHRDEELAARRRDEILEAAVPIFAHHGYRQTDVQMVVDALSIGKGTIYRYFTTKEELFLSCVDLGMRQLNERLDQAQEHCSDLVQRTEEFIRAFFAFFDEYPEYAELLIQERAEFKDRPEPTFLSYRQARMENAQDVIDQLVAEGRMRPLPMMQVVDYMTNFLYGTLFTNCFSLSQRSLTELADEAIDILFYGLFVQDQSQSGRSVQ